From [Clostridium] symbiosum, a single genomic window includes:
- the glgB gene encoding 1,4-alpha-glucan branching protein GlgB: MSGLGVIGELDRYLYGEGRHYKLFDKLGAHPFTYQGKDGYYFAVWAPHCESVSVVGDFNGWNLDSTPMKQVENSGIYEAFVPGLGSGQLYKFAITTTSGKILFKADPYAFAAEYRPGTASVTTDIRNFGWSDSSWMAKRRETNPVKSPMSIYEVHIGSWKKKNRQEKDGYYTYMEAAHELADYVKMMGYTHVELMGIAEHPYDGSWGYQVTGYFAPTSRYGTPKEFMYFVNYLHKKGIGVILDWVPAHFPKDAHGLADFDGQPLYEYADPRKGEHPDWGTKVFDYGKHEVANFLIANALYWIENYHIDGLRVDAVASMLYLDYGRQDGQWVPNKYGENKNLEAVEFFKHLNSVITGRKDGSIIIAEESTAWPNVTKRPEDDGLGFTFKWNMGWMHDFLEYMKLDPYFRKPNHNKMTFGITYSTSENFILVLSHDEVVHLKCSMLNKMPGEYEDKFANLKAGYTFMLGHPGKKLLFMGQDFGQLHEWDEKVALDWYLADEPLHEDLQKYVRGLLTLYRKYPALYRLDGDFSGFEWINANDADRSIFSFVRRDETKKKNLLFICNFTPVAREDYRVGVPKRGNFTLLLDNEHGLYERGEEQKVFKSAKGECDGQPYSFSYPLPAYGTAIFRF, encoded by the coding sequence ATGTCCGGTCTTGGAGTGATCGGTGAGCTGGATCGGTATCTTTACGGCGAGGGACGCCATTACAAACTCTTTGACAAGCTGGGAGCCCATCCGTTTACATATCAGGGAAAAGACGGGTACTATTTTGCCGTGTGGGCGCCGCACTGCGAATCCGTCAGCGTGGTAGGCGATTTTAACGGATGGAATCTGGATTCCACACCGATGAAACAGGTGGAAAACAGCGGTATCTATGAGGCGTTTGTCCCCGGCCTCGGCTCGGGCCAGCTCTACAAGTTCGCCATCACAACCACCAGCGGAAAAATCCTCTTCAAAGCGGATCCCTATGCATTTGCGGCCGAATACCGGCCCGGGACGGCATCCGTCACTACGGATATCCGGAATTTCGGCTGGAGCGATTCCTCCTGGATGGCGAAACGCCGGGAAACCAATCCTGTAAAATCCCCGATGTCCATCTACGAAGTACATATTGGTTCCTGGAAGAAGAAAAACCGCCAGGAGAAGGACGGATATTACACCTACATGGAGGCCGCACACGAACTGGCCGACTATGTGAAAATGATGGGCTACACCCATGTGGAGCTGATGGGCATTGCCGAACATCCCTATGACGGTTCCTGGGGGTATCAGGTTACCGGCTATTTCGCCCCGACTTCGCGTTACGGAACTCCCAAAGAGTTCATGTATTTTGTTAATTACCTGCACAAAAAGGGCATCGGCGTCATCCTGGACTGGGTTCCCGCCCATTTTCCAAAAGATGCCCACGGCCTTGCCGATTTCGACGGCCAGCCGCTCTATGAATATGCGGATCCCAGAAAAGGAGAGCACCCCGACTGGGGCACCAAAGTATTTGACTACGGCAAACACGAGGTCGCCAATTTCCTGATTGCCAACGCCCTTTACTGGATCGAGAATTACCACATCGACGGACTGAGAGTGGATGCCGTCGCATCCATGCTCTACCTGGACTATGGCCGTCAGGACGGCCAGTGGGTTCCCAATAAATACGGAGAAAATAAAAATCTGGAGGCCGTCGAATTCTTCAAGCACTTAAACAGCGTGATTACCGGCCGGAAGGATGGCTCTATCATTATTGCGGAAGAATCCACGGCATGGCCCAATGTGACCAAACGGCCCGAAGATGACGGACTCGGCTTCACCTTTAAGTGGAATATGGGATGGATGCACGACTTTCTGGAATATATGAAACTGGATCCTTATTTCAGAAAACCCAACCACAATAAGATGACCTTCGGCATCACATACAGCACCAGCGAAAACTTTATCCTGGTTCTTTCCCATGATGAAGTTGTGCACCTGAAGTGTTCCATGCTTAATAAGATGCCTGGTGAGTATGAAGATAAATTTGCCAACCTGAAGGCAGGCTATACCTTTATGCTGGGCCATCCTGGCAAAAAGCTCCTGTTTATGGGGCAGGACTTTGGACAGCTCCACGAGTGGGATGAAAAAGTGGCGCTGGACTGGTATCTGGCCGACGAACCTCTCCACGAGGATTTACAGAAATACGTCCGCGGCCTCCTCACCCTCTACAGAAAATATCCTGCGCTTTACCGCCTGGACGGCGACTTTTCCGGATTTGAATGGATCAATGCCAACGATGCCGACAGAAGTATTTTCAGCTTTGTCCGCCGTGACGAGACGAAGAAGAAAAACCTGCTCTTTATCTGCAACTTCACCCCGGTCGCCCGCGAAGATTACCGGGTCGGTGTTCCGAAGCGGGGCAACTTTACGCTGCTTCTGGACAATGAACACGGCCTTTATGAGCGCGGTGAAGAGCAGAAGGTATTTAAATCCGCCAAAGGAGAGTGTGATGGCCAGCCGTATTCCTTCTCCTATCCGCTTCCGGCTTATGGAACCGCTATATTCCGTTTCTAA
- a CDS encoding alpha-amylase family glycosyl hydrolase produces the protein MAHSKHTWYEEAVFYHMYPLGMTGAPKQNTETAAADRFTELDLWIPHIKSLNCSAVYIGPLFESSTHGYDTRDFRAVDRRLGTNKDFIKFVNLCHENGIRVVVDGVFNHTGREFFAFQDICSNREASPYRDWYKGVNFGFNSPMGDSFGYEAWHGIWELPCLNLYHQDVKNYLLDTVRFWVREFDIDGIRLDCANVLDFQFMKELRQVANAVKPDFWLMGEVIHGEYSRWVNDEMLHSVTNYEMHKSIYSAHNDHNYFELAHNVRRLEAVARVLYTFVDNHDEDRIASKLNSKAHLKPVYALLFTLPGIPSIYYGGEWGTEGRRTPHSDDGLRPAIAISEAAPRSCELTELIRKLGQIHLAEEAYHGGPYKELLLTNRQYAFARLSEDVSMITAVNNDENPASVNIPFNTGADICTDLLTGRAFTIQNGRIQIELEGNDAVILRITEG, from the coding sequence ATGGCACACAGTAAACACACCTGGTATGAGGAGGCCGTCTTTTATCACATGTACCCGCTGGGTATGACGGGCGCGCCCAAGCAGAATACGGAAACCGCGGCCGCAGACCGTTTTACCGAACTGGATCTGTGGATTCCGCATATTAAAAGTTTAAACTGCAGCGCAGTCTATATCGGACCGCTGTTCGAATCTTCTACCCATGGCTATGACACCAGGGATTTCCGGGCCGTGGACCGCCGTCTCGGCACGAATAAAGACTTCATAAAGTTTGTTAACCTCTGCCATGAAAACGGCATACGCGTCGTCGTTGACGGGGTCTTTAACCACACGGGACGTGAATTTTTTGCATTTCAGGATATCTGCAGCAACCGGGAGGCATCTCCATACCGGGACTGGTATAAGGGCGTAAATTTCGGCTTTAACAGTCCCATGGGAGATTCCTTTGGATATGAGGCATGGCACGGTATCTGGGAACTACCCTGCCTGAACCTGTATCATCAGGATGTGAAAAACTATCTCCTGGATACGGTCAGGTTCTGGGTCCGCGAATTTGATATTGACGGCATCCGCCTGGACTGTGCCAACGTCCTGGATTTTCAGTTTATGAAGGAGCTGCGGCAGGTTGCAAACGCCGTCAAACCTGATTTCTGGCTGATGGGAGAAGTCATCCACGGAGAATATTCCCGCTGGGTCAATGATGAGATGCTCCATTCGGTGACGAATTACGAGATGCACAAGAGCATTTATTCCGCCCACAACGATCACAATTACTTTGAACTGGCCCATAATGTCCGCAGGCTGGAGGCCGTGGCCAGGGTTCTTTATACTTTTGTCGACAATCACGATGAGGATCGGATTGCCAGCAAATTAAACAGTAAGGCGCATCTGAAACCAGTCTATGCGCTGCTGTTTACCCTGCCCGGAATCCCTTCTATCTACTACGGCGGCGAATGGGGTACGGAGGGACGCAGGACCCCGCACTCGGACGACGGACTCCGTCCTGCGATCGCCATTTCGGAGGCGGCTCCGCGGTCCTGTGAACTGACGGAGCTGATTCGTAAGCTGGGGCAGATTCATCTGGCCGAAGAGGCCTATCACGGCGGACCTTATAAGGAGCTGCTGCTGACCAACCGTCAGTATGCTTTTGCCCGTCTGTCGGAGGACGTTTCGATGATTACAGCCGTGAACAACGACGAAAATCCTGCATCGGTGAATATACCCTTTAACACCGGAGCGGATATTTGCACAGATCTATTAACCGGACGGGCATTCACCATTCAAAACGGCCGGATTCAAATAGAATTAGAGGGTAACGATGCAGTTATTCTCAGAATAACGGAGGGTTAA
- a CDS encoding YaaL family protein: MRLSRQAKRSMKARRLDPELLEELKQAMGTIDTAINRFEQVVDPTLIDCYIYELKAAQLRYQFLLRSIKEQETYA, translated from the coding sequence ATGAGATTATCAAGACAGGCAAAACGCAGTATGAAAGCCCGCAGGCTGGATCCGGAACTTCTGGAAGAGCTTAAGCAGGCTATGGGGACCATTGACACCGCCATCAACCGGTTTGAACAAGTCGTGGATCCTACATTGATCGATTGTTATATTTATGAATTAAAAGCTGCGCAGCTTCGCTATCAGTTCCTTCTCCGAAGCATTAAGGAGCAGGAAACTTACGCATAG
- a CDS encoding metalloregulator ArsR/SmtB family transcription factor — protein sequence MPLFIALGDEIRLSIIESLTDAAYRTCGGDFSSENLSRHGMNVREITEKTSLSRPAVSHHLKLLKDAGLISIRREGTCNYYYLSIGDSTRQLTKLGTNLQSFLGMDA from the coding sequence ATGCCCCTGTTTATCGCACTCGGCGATGAGATACGGCTGTCCATTATCGAATCCCTGACCGATGCGGCCTACAGAACGTGCGGCGGAGATTTCTCGTCGGAAAACTTAAGCCGCCACGGTATGAATGTGCGGGAAATCACTGAAAAAACAAGCCTGTCGCGTCCGGCTGTTTCCCATCATTTAAAACTTCTAAAGGATGCCGGGCTGATTTCCATCCGCCGTGAAGGCACCTGTAATTATTACTATCTGTCCATTGGCGACAGCACCAGACAGCTCACAAAACTGGGCACAAACCTCCAGTCATTTCTGGGCATGGATGCATAA
- a CDS encoding prepilin peptidase, whose product MGDFVLLFFLSGCALSDLKTGKIPNVLVLFGVASFGITVFIRGPSSGDWGWETGTVFILFFARILFTAGVLFPLFLFRMMGAGDIKVMAVTAGYLGMDRGFQIIFYGLAAAAAWSFIYILRKRILLNRIRYFLNYMKNIFRTECILPYYCASGQEGAGVCFVPFLWCGYCLWLAVNGGMV is encoded by the coding sequence GTGGGAGATTTTGTGTTACTGTTTTTTCTGTCTGGCTGTGCTTTATCCGATCTGAAGACGGGAAAGATTCCGAATGTTTTAGTGCTGTTTGGTGTTGCGTCATTCGGAATTACCGTTTTTATCAGGGGGCCGTCCTCCGGGGATTGGGGCTGGGAGACAGGGACGGTTTTTATTCTGTTTTTTGCCCGGATCCTGTTTACGGCCGGTGTGCTCTTTCCGCTCTTTCTCTTCAGGATGATGGGAGCCGGGGATATTAAGGTGATGGCGGTGACGGCCGGATACCTGGGCATGGACAGAGGGTTTCAAATTATATTCTATGGTCTGGCGGCCGCGGCCGCGTGGTCTTTTATCTATATTCTGCGAAAGCGCATTCTTTTAAATCGTATCAGATATTTCCTGAATTACATGAAAAACATATTCCGGACAGAGTGCATTCTACCCTATTACTGCGCAAGCGGGCAGGAGGGAGCGGGAGTCTGCTTCGTCCCCTTCCTGTGGTGCGGGTACTGTCTCTGGCTGGCGGTGAACGGAGGCATGGTATGA
- a CDS encoding CpaF family protein — protein sequence MQVEDEELREMIDSAVLEEAGETYLTLKARLRLKKELFDSFRRLDILQELVDDPEITEIMVNGTDHIFVEKGGRISRSERTFDSAEQLEDLIQQIVSRVNRTVNLSSPIADARLEDGSRVHVVLAPVAIDGPVLTIRKFPEPITMDKLIGLGSITREGAQFLKTAVRAGYNIFVSGGTGSGKTTFLNALSEFIPEDERIITIEDSAELQIRHIPNLVRLETRVENRDGSREISVRDLIKASLRMRPDRILVGEVRGAEALEMLQAMNTGHDGSISTGHGNSPKDMITRLETMVLMAADLPLAAVRNQIASAVELMVHVGRLRDKSRKVLEISEVTGCEEGQVILEPIFTFREREGKDRKRVEGTLEKVGELRRREKLRAAGLDK from the coding sequence ATGCAGGTGGAGGATGAGGAGCTGCGCGAGATGATTGACAGCGCTGTCCTCGAGGAGGCCGGGGAGACGTATCTGACCCTGAAAGCAAGGCTCCGACTGAAGAAAGAACTGTTTGATTCGTTCAGACGTCTGGACATTCTGCAGGAGCTGGTGGATGATCCGGAGATAACGGAAATCATGGTCAATGGAACGGATCACATATTTGTAGAAAAGGGCGGCCGGATCAGCCGCTCCGAACGGACTTTTGACTCAGCGGAGCAGCTTGAAGATCTGATCCAGCAGATTGTCAGCCGGGTGAACCGGACGGTAAACCTCTCCTCCCCGATCGCGGACGCCAGGCTGGAAGACGGTTCCAGGGTACATGTGGTACTTGCGCCTGTGGCAATCGACGGCCCGGTCCTGACCATCAGGAAGTTTCCGGAGCCTATTACAATGGATAAGCTGATCGGCCTGGGGAGCATTACCAGGGAGGGGGCGCAGTTTTTAAAGACAGCGGTCAGGGCAGGGTACAACATTTTTGTGAGCGGTGGGACAGGCTCCGGAAAAACCACGTTTTTAAACGCCCTGTCAGAGTTTATACCGGAGGATGAGAGAATTATCACGATTGAAGATTCCGCGGAGCTGCAGATACGCCATATTCCCAATCTGGTCCGTCTGGAAACGAGGGTTGAAAACCGGGATGGCAGCAGGGAGATTTCGGTCAGGGATTTGATAAAGGCCAGCCTGCGCATGAGGCCGGATCGGATTCTGGTGGGTGAGGTCAGGGGAGCGGAGGCTCTGGAGATGCTCCAGGCCATGAATACGGGCCATGACGGCTCCATCTCTACCGGACACGGAAACAGCCCGAAGGACATGATAACGCGCCTGGAGACGATGGTTTTGATGGCCGCGGATCTGCCGCTGGCCGCAGTGAGAAATCAAATCGCCTCGGCGGTGGAATTAATGGTACATGTGGGAAGACTGCGCGATAAGAGCAGAAAAGTTCTGGAGATATCGGAGGTGACGGGATGTGAGGAGGGACAAGTCATACTGGAACCAATCTTTACCTTCCGGGAGAGAGAGGGAAAGGACAGGAAGCGGGTGGAAGGCACGCTGGAAAAGGTGGGCGAACTGCGGCGGAGAGAGAAACTGCGGGCTGCCGGCCTGGATAAGTGA
- a CDS encoding type II secretion system protein F, which produces MIGRRKPERPERRIKAGGQMVYDRYSLSGREWFTYAAGGTAACAATAFVFYRSIAAFLIFLPLGILYPLIKRKELAVRRKEALRQQFKEAVLILSSSLGAGYSVENAFAASLRELEELYGAEGMITVEFAYISYQLRMNRTIETLLAEFAARSGLEEIKNFAEIFAVSKRSRGELVSVVDHTVHVISDRLQVREEILTMTAEKQFEQKIMNLVPYFIVFYIEFSSPGFFSQMYVTAAGRVVMTGCLIVYVTACFLALKILNIEL; this is translated from the coding sequence TTGATCGGGAGGCGGAAGCCGGAGCGGCCGGAACGCCGGATTAAAGCAGGCGGCCAGATGGTATACGACAGATACAGTCTTTCGGGCCGGGAGTGGTTTACATATGCGGCCGGAGGAACCGCGGCCTGTGCCGCAACGGCGTTTGTATTTTACAGAAGTATAGCGGCCTTTTTGATTTTTCTTCCTCTGGGAATTCTCTATCCGTTAATCAAAAGGAAGGAGCTGGCGGTGCGGAGAAAGGAGGCGCTCAGGCAGCAGTTTAAGGAGGCCGTACTGATTCTGTCCTCCTCCCTGGGGGCGGGCTACTCCGTTGAAAATGCTTTTGCCGCGAGTCTGCGGGAACTGGAGGAACTATATGGGGCGGAAGGGATGATCACGGTGGAATTCGCCTACATCTCATACCAGTTGAGAATGAACAGGACGATTGAAACGCTGCTGGCCGAGTTCGCAGCAAGAAGCGGATTGGAGGAGATAAAGAACTTTGCCGAGATATTTGCCGTTTCCAAGAGGAGCAGGGGAGAGCTTGTTTCCGTCGTCGACCATACGGTTCATGTGATTAGTGACCGCCTGCAGGTCAGGGAGGAGATTCTGACGATGACGGCCGAAAAGCAGTTTGAACAGAAGATTATGAACCTGGTTCCATATTTTATTGTTTTCTATATTGAGTTTTCATCGCCCGGCTTCTTCTCACAGATGTACGTGACAGCGGCGGGGCGGGTGGTGATGACGGGATGTCTTATTGTGTATGTGACCGCCTGTTTTCTGGCGTTGAAGATATTGAATATTGAGCTTTAG
- a CDS encoding immunoglobulin-like domain-containing protein, whose translation MKVEKRQVICVIMGILLALACFFVDRQEPGLAGGRGIGRNSYGQGEKEQIVIVKGLLTEKTPVDVRIGARQYTEEEALQAIQSAVEELSAEMSGDNESLERVRGNLKLATWLDEYGVAVQWQPENTELISPSGEVFNRDCPENGTETLLTARLRAGEYSEEYIFRLTVFPPGGSAEEKKVAAFMRFLAEEEEKQKHSEVFLLPVQFDGEEISYTVKKDRDYLAFPLLGVLAAVLLPFKDKQKEKEEKKNRERQMMMDYSEILSRLVVFLGAGLPVRNAWEKIVTDYMQTVEENGKRAAYEEMAAAYHQMQRGVPEIRAYSEFGNRCRVLPYRKLAGILEQNVKNGSKSLEPILETEMENAFEQRKNLARRLGEEASTKLLLPLFMMLLIVMVMISVPAFLAFGI comes from the coding sequence ATGAAGGTGGAAAAAAGGCAGGTTATTTGTGTCATTATGGGGATACTTCTTGCCCTGGCCTGTTTTTTTGTGGACAGGCAGGAGCCGGGATTAGCCGGGGGCCGTGGAATTGGGAGAAATTCCTATGGCCAGGGGGAAAAAGAACAGATTGTTATCGTAAAAGGCCTGCTTACGGAAAAGACGCCCGTGGACGTAAGAATTGGAGCGCGGCAGTATACCGAAGAGGAGGCTTTGCAGGCTATTCAATCAGCCGTAGAGGAATTGTCCGCAGAAATGTCAGGGGACAATGAATCACTGGAGCGGGTGCGGGGGAATCTGAAGCTGGCCACCTGGCTGGATGAATATGGAGTGGCTGTACAGTGGCAGCCGGAGAATACGGAACTAATCAGCCCATCCGGGGAAGTTTTCAACAGAGACTGTCCCGAGAACGGCACGGAGACATTATTGACGGCCAGATTGAGGGCGGGAGAGTATTCCGAAGAATATATATTCCGGCTGACGGTTTTTCCGCCGGGAGGCTCGGCAGAAGAGAAAAAGGTTGCGGCTTTTATGCGGTTCCTGGCCGAGGAGGAAGAGAAGCAGAAGCACTCGGAAGTATTTCTTCTGCCCGTGCAGTTTGATGGGGAGGAGATATCTTATACCGTAAAAAAGGATCGGGATTACCTGGCATTTCCGCTGCTCGGAGTATTAGCGGCAGTGCTGTTGCCCTTTAAGGACAAACAGAAGGAGAAGGAGGAAAAGAAAAACAGGGAACGGCAGATGATGATGGACTATTCCGAGATCCTGTCCAGGCTTGTGGTGTTTCTGGGAGCCGGTCTTCCGGTAAGAAATGCCTGGGAAAAAATAGTGACGGATTATATGCAGACCGTTGAAGAAAATGGAAAGAGGGCGGCCTATGAAGAAATGGCGGCAGCGTATCACCAGATGCAGAGAGGGGTGCCGGAAATACGGGCCTACTCAGAATTTGGCAACCGCTGCAGAGTGCTTCCTTACAGGAAACTGGCCGGGATACTGGAACAGAACGTGAAAAACGGATCTAAGAGCCTTGAACCAATTCTGGAAACGGAGATGGAGAATGCTTTTGAACAAAGAAAGAATCTTGCCAGAAGGCTGGGGGAGGAGGCATCCACGAAGCTTCTTCTGCCTTTGTTTATGATGCTGCTGATTGTGATGGTGATGATATCGGTTCCGGCCTTTCTGGCCTTTGGAATCTGA
- a CDS encoding Flp1 family type IVb pilin, which yields MRLKNEVMAFWYDENGVTVIEIVLLLVVVIGLVLIFKTQINTLLNNIFKQINNKSKEVY from the coding sequence ATGAGATTAAAAAATGAAGTAATGGCGTTCTGGTACGATGAGAATGGAGTAACTGTGATCGAGATAGTTCTGCTGCTCGTTGTGGTGATTGGCCTGGTCCTGATTTTTAAGACCCAGATTAATACACTGCTCAATAATATATTCAAACAGATTAATAACAAGTCGAAGGAGGTTTACTAG
- a CDS encoding DUF5702 domain-containing protein, producing MLHCIRRLLTIRKPCFGKIPGAADGSITVFLSLTLTCICALMGGLFESARTAGTGWYMQMALDSSLDSLMSKYHRDVWEQYRIFALEYEDEEGLAAEMEPYLEGYFDAAPFYPVGDRELSVSKITGVTEEEGRWFEKEILDYMRLGVWNVEKEPGVLKEMADGIKEAESLGAIAEEYQENGRRLLELERIVEEIGENLKRQREYLEKGNRQLEDGNGSGFIRTAGKLERELDKIPALVRKYEEKAEELKTVVKETEQGAEKRRNDLQPQTWELVTEEMDSYRSYTDSEGSRRKEVKQTETTAGENKEIVKAAVDKAEEIQEYIDSWEPDDDDDELDEERLWRKVLTVTGKFRVDTRFEKSGIRDRKKMNVLESLSRLAGTDLLSIVVPEGKKVSGDRVDTSQFPSVTELRGGHGSEEEETGRNLLDTALLHEYAASFFTNFLSEQERPVKCEQEYLLSGKDTDRGNLKAAVNRIVAVREAMNLLYLLGNTEKRAEAEQLAIAITGASGVAPLVAVTTFFILTVWALAESIEDVSILLRGGKVPFVKQRADWKVSLSGLAGEGIAVLGKAEDSGKEGRGFDYQAYLKLLFLLAGRTQKEYRMMDMIQNNIRISQPDFLVRKCACRLEAEVKGRGVLIPVKKQTVKAY from the coding sequence GTGCTGCATTGCATCAGGCGGCTTTTGACCATAAGAAAACCGTGTTTTGGGAAGATACCCGGGGCGGCAGACGGAAGCATTACCGTATTTTTAAGTCTCACCTTAACCTGTATCTGTGCTCTGATGGGAGGACTTTTTGAGTCCGCCAGGACAGCGGGAACCGGTTGGTATATGCAGATGGCTCTCGATTCTTCCCTTGACTCCCTGATGAGTAAATATCACAGGGATGTATGGGAGCAGTACAGGATCTTTGCGCTGGAATATGAAGATGAAGAGGGGCTGGCTGCGGAGATGGAACCGTATCTGGAGGGCTATTTTGATGCTGCGCCGTTTTATCCGGTCGGGGACAGGGAACTAAGCGTTTCAAAGATCACAGGTGTTACGGAGGAGGAAGGCCGCTGGTTTGAGAAGGAGATACTTGATTACATGAGGCTCGGAGTCTGGAATGTGGAAAAAGAACCGGGTGTGCTGAAGGAGATGGCGGATGGAATAAAAGAGGCTGAGAGTCTGGGAGCTATTGCGGAGGAATATCAGGAAAACGGCAGGCGCCTTCTGGAGCTGGAACGGATTGTAGAGGAGATTGGAGAAAATCTGAAAAGGCAGAGAGAGTACCTGGAAAAAGGAAACAGACAGCTTGAAGACGGAAATGGTTCCGGATTCATACGTACGGCCGGAAAGCTGGAACGGGAGCTGGATAAAATCCCGGCTCTCGTCCGCAAATATGAGGAGAAGGCAGAGGAACTGAAAACAGTGGTCAAAGAAACGGAACAGGGGGCGGAGAAACGACGTAACGATCTTCAGCCCCAGACCTGGGAACTGGTGACGGAAGAGATGGACAGTTACCGTTCTTATACCGACAGTGAGGGAAGCAGACGGAAGGAAGTGAAACAGACGGAAACAACGGCCGGGGAGAATAAAGAGATCGTCAAAGCCGCGGTTGATAAGGCGGAGGAGATTCAGGAGTATATAGATTCCTGGGAACCGGATGACGATGATGATGAGCTGGATGAAGAACGTCTTTGGAGAAAGGTACTCACGGTTACCGGCAAATTCAGAGTGGATACCCGGTTTGAGAAAAGCGGAATAAGAGACAGGAAAAAGATGAATGTCCTGGAATCACTCAGCCGTCTGGCAGGTACTGATTTACTGTCGATTGTTGTGCCGGAAGGAAAAAAGGTGTCCGGGGACAGAGTGGATACGTCACAATTTCCTTCGGTTACGGAACTGCGGGGCGGCCATGGCAGTGAGGAAGAGGAGACAGGAAGGAACCTTCTGGATACGGCGCTGCTCCATGAGTATGCCGCCTCGTTTTTTACCAATTTTCTCTCAGAGCAGGAGCGGCCGGTAAAATGTGAGCAGGAATACCTTTTGTCAGGTAAGGATACGGACCGCGGGAACCTGAAGGCGGCTGTGAACAGAATCGTGGCAGTGAGGGAGGCAATGAATCTCTTGTATCTGCTGGGGAATACAGAGAAAAGGGCTGAGGCGGAACAACTGGCGATCGCCATAACCGGTGCGTCGGGGGTTGCGCCGCTTGTGGCAGTCACAACTTTCTTTATTCTTACTGTCTGGGCACTGGCTGAATCCATTGAGGATGTAAGTATCCTTTTGAGGGGAGGAAAAGTCCCTTTTGTAAAGCAGAGAGCTGACTGGAAGGTTTCTCTGTCGGGATTAGCCGGGGAAGGTATTGCTGTTTTAGGCAAGGCGGAGGATTCCGGCAAAGAGGGGAGGGGATTTGATTATCAGGCATATCTGAAACTGCTGTTTCTGCTGGCCGGCAGAACGCAAAAGGAATACAGGATGATGGATATGATACAAAATAACATAAGAATCAGCCAGCCCGATTTTCTGGTGAGAAAGTGCGCCTGCCGTTTGGAGGCGGAGGTGAAAGGCCGGGGAGTCCTGATACCCGTGAAAAAACAAACTGTAAAGGCATATTAG
- a CDS encoding prepilin peptidase, producing MELIYSIFLLTSAWYDLKIKKIPVWIFGVFGCVGLLSLFSGSENGWAGMAAFLPGILLLILTICTGGAAGAGDGCFFIVSACYLGFSQTVTLFVCSVLFCGTCSLGMAAWGFTHGINAGKMRLPFVPFVIPAWFWLTFCRIAVG from the coding sequence ATGGAGCTGATATACAGCATATTTTTACTGACGTCTGCCTGGTATGACCTGAAGATAAAAAAGATTCCCGTGTGGATTTTTGGAGTGTTTGGATGTGTGGGACTCTTGAGCCTGTTTTCAGGTTCGGAAAACGGATGGGCAGGAATGGCGGCATTTTTGCCCGGTATTTTGCTGCTGATCCTGACCATCTGTACAGGAGGGGCCGCCGGAGCCGGGGACGGCTGCTTTTTTATCGTGTCCGCCTGTTATCTTGGTTTCTCACAGACGGTTACACTTTTTGTCTGCAGTGTTCTATTCTGCGGGACATGCAGTCTGGGAATGGCTGCCTGGGGCTTTACCCATGGCATCAATGCAGGAAAAATGCGCCTGCCGTTCGTCCCGTTTGTTATTCCTGCCTGGTTCTGGCTGACGTTTTGCAGGATAGCGGTGGGATAG